The Clostridium beijerinckii genomic sequence AAACTTAAAAGTATATACAAAGATTTTATAAAAAAGAATATGCAGAGTCATAAGGATGATTTATTATTACAATTTATTTCCCAGGATGATGTTTATAAATATCTTCTTCAAATGTATGATGATATAGAAGAAAGAGTAGTTGAGTGTTATACTATTAATTTGGAAGATGATGAAGATTGTCTAAAAGATATATTCTCTAATTATAATGTAAATGTAATTGTTGATAATTCGACCATAGATCATCCGAGAGTTATCTATGATGAAGATCCTACTATTGGAAACTTAATTGGTACCATTGAATATAGAAACAATAACGGGGGATATAGTACAGATATATCTTTGATTTCTGCTGGTAGTTTGTTAAAGGCTAATGAAGGATGTCTTATATTAAGATTAAGTTCGTTAATAAGTAGTGGTGTAAGCTACTACTATCTAAAGAAATCATTAATTCATGGCAAAATAAACTATAATTATACGAAGAGCTATTTAGAAATGATATCTCTCGCAGGATTAAAGCCAGAGTCAATTCCTATTAATTTGAAGGTTATTTTAATAGGAGACTATGAGAGTTTTCAGATATTATATGATAATGATGAAGATTTTAAACAAATATTCCCAATTAGGATAGAAGCGGATACCGAATTAAAATATAATGATATTACTAAAAATTCTATTGAAGGATTAATAAAAGAAAAGATAAAAAAAGATAACTTATTGAATATAACAGATGATGCTCTTAAGGAAATGATTAAATTCCTTGCTAGGGTCGCAGGTCAAAGAAATAAAATATCTATAGATGATTATTATATAAATAAATTACTGCATCTATCCAATAATAATGCAAAAGAAGATAAAAGAAAAAATATAGAAAAGCAAGATATAATTGATGTAGCATATGAAGATGAAAAGATTTTGGAAGATATAATGGATAATTATAAAAGTAAAAAAATATTGATAACAGTAAACGGAAGAAAAACAGGAATAATCAATGGGCTTTCTGTAGTTGGAAATGGATCCTATAGTTTTGGTAAGCCTATGAGGATAACATGCTTATCAAATATAGGAGATGGAAGGATAATAGATGTTCATAAAGAATGCAAAATGAGTGGAAATATCCATGAAAAGTCGATTGGAATATTGCGAGGACTATTAAGTAATTTAATAAGTCCTTATGAAAAATTGCCAGTAGATTTTCAATTAAGTTTTGAACAGACTTATGGAATGCTTGAGGGAGATAGTGCTTCTGTGGCAGAGATAATATGTATTCTATCAGCTTTAAGTAAGAGGCCAATAAGACAAAATATTGCTGTCACTGGATCTATAAATCAGTTTGGAGAAATTCAGGCAATTGGTGGGGCCAATGAAAAAATTGAAGGATTCCATAGAGTTTGCAGCATTATTGATAAAACAGATGGAAAGGGTGTCTTAATTCCAAGTACAAATGCCGATGAATTAATATTAAGATATGAAGTTGAAGATGATGTTAGAAATGGAAAATTTCATATATATACCATGGAAACTTTAGAGGATGCTATTGAAGTATTAATACTTGATGAAGGAGAATCAGTAAAAAGTTTCTTTAAGGAAATAGAAAATGAAATTTTAAAATATAAGGGTGGAAAAAAGAAAAAGTAATTATTGGCTTATCTAATAAGTCAAATCTTTAAGTTAGATATCTATAAGAAAATAAAATAGAGGATGATCTTATGATATATATTTATATGAGTATATCGAGATTATCTTCTATTTTTTATGCATTAAATAAAAGCAAGAGATTCATTTAATATTTGATAATTATGTAGTTTAGGTAATTATCGGTATCTTTATTTTATATATCCTTAATATATGTGATATAGGCGGATAATTAAGATAATGAGTTATAATAAATAGAAAAAAATGTAATAAATAGTTTGACGTTGAATAAAATAGTATGTTAAAATATGGTAAAAGATGAAATGAGGGAAAAGAGGAGGTGAACGTAGAATATCTTAAAACTTAAATATATAAGTTTAAAACTACATTGTGAGATATTCTTAATTAATATGTATTTAAAATTTGAGAAACAAAAAAATATTCTAATAACTACTCTTAGTGGTGAACTAGATCATAATAGTGCAGAGGAAGTTAGAGTAAAAATTGATGATAGGATAGATAGAGATAATATAGAAAAAGTTATTTTAAATTTTTCAGGAGTTACTTTTATGGATAGTTCAGGAATTGGAGCTGTCTTGGGTAGATATAAAAAACTATCGAACAAAGGGGGGATGCTTTGTATTGCAGAACCTAATAAGAATGTTAATAGAATTTTTGAACTGGCCGGATTGTACAAGTTAATTAAAAATTATAATACTGTAGATGAAGCAGTAAGGTGCATTTAGATGGAGGGGTTATCATGTCTGACAATAAAATGAGCATAGAATTTGTAAGCAAATCTGAAAATGAAGCTTTTGCAAGAGTTGCAGTTGCAGCTTTTGTTGCTCAATTAGATCCAACAATTGATGAAATAAATGATGTAAAAACAGCAGTGTCTGAGGCAGTTACTAATTCTATAATACATGGATATGAAAATAGAGAAGATGGATTAGTTAGAATTGAAGCAGAAATTAATGAAGATCAAGTAACTATAGCGATTATTGATAAAGGAATTGGAATTGATAACATAGAGCAAGCTATGGAGCCATTATATACATCAAGACCTGATTTGGAAAGATCTGGTATGGGATTCACTGTAATGGAGACATTTATGGATGCGTTAGAGGTTGACAGTGAAAAAGGTAATGGTACAAAGGTGGTAATTAAGAAGAAATTTAACGTGGTAAGTTAGGTGAAATAAGATGGAAAAAGAGGATTTAAAACGAGAGGATTATAATTATGATAAGAATCCCAAGCTGTTAGCTCTAGCAAGAAGTGGCGATACTGATGCTATGAATACATTAATAGAAATGAATTTGCCATTGGTGTCATCTATAAGTAAGAAATTTCTAAATAGGGGATATGATTATGAAGATATATTTCAAATAGGATCTATTGGGTTAGTTAAAGCTATTAATAATTTCGACTTAAATTATAATGTTAAGTTCTCTACTTATGCAGTTCCTATGATTATAGGAGAAATAAAGAGATTTTTAAGAGATGATGGGATGATAAAGGTAAGTCGTAATGTTAAAAGCCTTGCTAGAAAGATACATTTTCAGAAAGAGATTTTAACAAAAAAGCTCAAGAGATCACCTACTATAGAAGAGCTTGCAGATTATGCAAATGTTGATAAGGAGGAGATTTTATTTGCAATTGAATCTTCTAATAGCTTACAATATTTATATGATACAATACATCAGGATGATGGAGCTCCAGTTCTTTTAATAGATAAACTAAGTGAGAAAAGTGCAGATGATGAAAATCTTATTGAAAAGATAGCTCTTAAAGAAGCATTAAATAGTTTAGATAATAAAGCTAAGCAGATTATAATGTTACGTTATTTTAAAGATAAAACACAAGTTCAAGTAGCTAAAATGTTAGGTATAAGCCAAGTGCAGGTATCGAGAATTGAAAAGAAGGTTTTAGCTGAAATGCGGAAAAAATTAGAAGAATAAAATTTGCTAATTACACATTGGTAAGAAAAATGATAAATATAAAAAAGAGTTATTATAGAATATGTATTTGTATAATTTTTTATTAAATTAGATCAAATATATATTCTATTTTTTTTATAAAATATATGCCAAAAAATAACACGATTAATCTTAATAATTTTGCAAATGATAGATATACAGGTAAAAAAGGAGAGTGATCATCTTGACTAATAATAAAGAAGTAAGTGAAGAAAGCATAAAGCAAAAATATAATGATATGGCCAATGAAGCCATTCCAAAATCAAAGATACTTAAAGATTGCTTAAAAGCGTTTTTAGTTGGAGGATTAATATGCGATGTAGGTCAATTGATTTACAATATTGCAGCAGGATTTGGAATTGCAGAAGAACAAATAATGAATATGGTTCCTATTATAATGGTATTTTTAGGGGCTTTGTTAACAGGTACTGGAGTATATGCTAAATTAGCTAATTTTGGTGGAGCTGGTACTGTTGTTCCGATAACTGGGTTTTCTAATGCTGTAGTTTCTCCAGCAATAGAGTTTAAAAAAGAAGGATTTATATTTGGAGTCGCAGCCAAAATGTTTACAATTGCGGGACCAGTATTGGTATATGGTATTGGTACATCAGTAATAATAGGAATAATTTATTATATAATTGCAATAATTTAGATCAAAAAAGGAATTGGAATTTTAAGATGGGGATATGTATTTTTTTGATAAATAATCGAGTTGCTTTTAATTCAAAAATGTAGAGGAGTGATTAATTTGCAAATGAAGAATAAAAAGATAGGAAATCAAACTGTAAAATTAGATAATCCACCCAAAATAATATCGACGCATTCTATAGTAGGCCCTAAAGAAGGGGAAGGACCGCTAAGTGAATATTTTGATGATATATTAAACGATGACATGTTAGGAAAGGAAAGTTTTGAAAAAGCCGAAAGCGAGATGATGTTTACAGCTATATCGCAAGCTTTAAAAAAAGGGAACCTTAAAGAAACAGATATAGATTATTTATTTTCAGGAGACCTATTAAACCAAATTATTTCATCAAGCTTTGCAGCTAGAGAATTCAGTATTCCATTCTTTGGATTATACGGTGCTTGTTCCACTATGTCAGAATCTTTGAGTTTAGCGTCAATAATTATGGACGGAGGATTTGCTAAATACGTGGTTGCAGCTACATCTTCACATTTTAGTTCAGCCGAAAGGCAGTTCAGATTTCCGCTTGAATATGGATCTCAGAGACCAGCCACAGCTCAGTGGACAGTGACTGGATCAGGAGCATTAGTTTTAGGACATGAGGGGAATTATCCGGAAATAACATATGTGACAACAGGAAAAGTTAAAGATTATGGGCAAAAAGATGCTAATAATATGGGAGCAGCTATGGCGCCAGCAGCGGCAGATACAATTGTAAATCATTTTAAGGATACAGGAAGAAAACCGGAAGATTATGATATTATAGCTACAGGAGATTTAGGCGTAATAGGAAGAGAACTTGCTGATAAATTAATTGAAGACTTTGGATATAATATTAGAAATCAACATATAGATTGCGGCGAAATTATATTTGATAATGAAAAGCAGAATACATTGTCAGGTGGAAGTGGTTGTGGATGTTCAGCAGTTGTTTTTACAGGTTATTTATATAAAAGACTTATGAAAAAGGAAATTAAAAGAGTATTATTAGTTTCTACAGGTGCACTTATGAGCACTACGTCTTCTCTTCAAGGTGAGACAATTCCAGGAATAGCACATGCAGTCGCTATTGAAATGAATTCAAATTAAGTAAGAGGAAACTTATAAATAAACGAGATGTTAGATTATAAAAATCTTTTGTTTGAAAGGAATGAAAAGTGAATGAATTATATAAGTGCATTCATAGTTGGGGGCATTATTTGCGTTATAGGTCAAATATTAATAGACGTCACAAAATTAACTCCAGGAAGAATCTTAGTAGTGTTTGTTGTGCTTGGAGCTATAGTAGGTGCTTTTGGATGGTATGATAAATTAGTTTCTATTGGCGGAGCGGGAGCTACAGTTCCGTTACCGAGCTTTGGAAATGCATTAGCTAAAGCTGCAATAAAAGAGGTAGATGAAATAGGATTATTAGGAGCTTTTACAGGTGGAATTAAAGGAGCTGCAGCAGGGATTACAGCATCAATATTCTTTGGATATCTTATGGCACTAATCTTTAATCCAAAAACCAAAAAATAAATAAATTTAATATGGAAAAATAATTGAGCCCAATGAAGATTATTATAGTAGAAATGCTTAAATAAAATTAACTTTTATAAATATGTATCGAAAATATATATAAGATATTAAAGTTTTGCCTTTTAATGTCTTTAAACGTATAATTATACTATAAATGAATGTATATATATAAAAATGAAAAATATAGTATAATAAAGAAGTTATTAATGAAGTAATTAGAATGGTGGGGTTTTTTTGGAAAAATACTGCAATAACTCTTGGGCTCAAATAGTTGAATTACTAAATAGTAATGTTCAAAGTGGACTTAGTGAAAATGATTGTGAAGCATTAAGATTAAAATATGGGACCAATAAGATTGATTTACCAAGTGGAAATAAAATTTATAAACATATACTAAATGCTTTAAAGCAAAAATCTATAATTATAAATTTGATAATTACAATAATTTTATTCGTATTTGAACATTATTTATTTGGTATAATAACAGCCTTGATATTATTATTAAATTTAATTTTAATAGTAATGCATACTATAAAAAGAGATAAAGAAATTGGAGCTTTAGAAAGGCTGAATTCTGCAGATACAGTAGTTATTAGAGATGGAGCCCAGAAAATTATAAAATCTGAAGAATTAGTAATGGGCGATATAGTAAAAATTAATAAAGACTCTGTTATTCCATCAGATATAAGAATAATAAGTGCTAATGAAATTAAAGTTGACGAAAAGAGTATAACAGGAGAAGCATTTTATAAGGAGAAATTTGAAAGTAAGATAGTAGGAAATATATTTTCTTTAACAGATATGAAAAATATATTGTTTAAAGGGTCTATAATAAAATCAGGTAGCGGACTAGGTATAGTAATATCCACTGGTAATTCTACTCAGTTAGGTAGAATGCTTACCATGCTTACGTATGCAAGTAATAGAAAACATAATTTTGGGACAATGATATCTAAAATTTTAGAAAGATATTTATTAATTTATTTCCTAGGAATTATAATTATAGGATCATATTTTGTATATACAGGACAAGATGCAAACAAAAATTACATATGCACAGCTTTATTTGCCCTTGGTTGTTTTCCAGTTACTATAATCGCGAAATTAGTTTTTAAAAATATAATTAAAAGCTTTAGGAATGAAAATATAGAAATAATAAATTTTTCAGTATTTAATTTAATTAAAGATGTTAATATTTTATTTTTAGATAAAGTTGGTGCAATAAGCAAAAAAGAAATGATAGTCAAAAAACTATTTATTAACGATAATTTGATATCGACTGAAGATCCGTATGTAAAAGAGACAACCTTTGATAGGATAGTTGAAATATCATTAGTATGTAATAACGCTATTTATAATCCAAGTGATGATAGTGGAAAAGGAGAGTTAGATGAGCTTGCTTTTCTAAGTTATGCTGCTAGAAAAAAAATCTACAAAGCTGCTATAGATAGTAGGAATTCTAAAATTTTAGATATACCTATGGATTCTGATAAAAGATTCTCTACAGTTGTAAGTAAATTTAATAACAGATATAGAGCTAATACTAGAGGAAACGTAGATGATGTTTTAGAACAATGTACACATGTCATGATAGAAGGTATCGAGAAAGAGATTACGGATGAATACAAAGCAAAAATAAAGGAAGTTGATATGAATTTATCTATAGAAGGGTTAATAACAGAAGGTTTTGCGTATAGAAACTTTACTTATGAACCATCTAAATCTGAAAATATAGAAAGCAACATGGTCTTTGTTGGAATAATTGGATTGGAAAATCCACTTGAAGAGAATCTCGAAAATACAATAAATCGAATTAAGGATAAAGCAATAGTACCAATATTATTTACAGAAGAAAGTAAATTAAGTGCTATAACAAATGCAAAAATGGCTAATATAATAAAGAATAATAATCAGGTAGTAGCAGGAATAGAACTGGATTCTTTAAATCATCAAGAATTAAAGGATTTGCTTTGTAGGGTAAGGGTTTTTTGCAGAGTAAATCCAGAAATTAAATCAAAGATTGTTTCATTATTTATAAAAGATGGCCATAAAGTTGCAACTACTGGTGAAACGTTAGGCGATCTTCCAGCACTCAACTTATCAAACGTAGGAATAGGTAAGGGAAAAGCATCTACAATTGTAAAAAAGGTATCAGATGTATATATTAAAGAAAATTACCTAGATGGGTTCTTTAAAATAAGAGATTTTTCCAGAGTATTTGATGGCAATATAGATAGAGGATTCAAAGTATATTTCATTGCTCTATTCTCAGAACTTCTAACTTTAGTAGGAAGTATTATAATGGGACAAACTGGAAGTTTAGAATTTGGAAATGTGGTAACGATAAATGGAGTTTTATTCATTCCATTATCATTAATAATATTACTTAAAAAAGGGCGAGATATTACTAGAAATGAAATGATAGTTAGATCATTTGTTCTAAGCATAATTACAATGGTTTCAATTTACAAACTTGGTGATAAGGAAGCAGCGATAGTGACATTAACTATATTATCAATTGGAATTTTATTATTTACATTGTTTAATAGCAATATTTCTGTAAGAAAATTTTCTAACGAATTGATTATGCCTGTTATATCATTGTTAGTAATTATTATTGCCGTAATTAGTATGATTCTAATTAATGGAATATTAATTAGAGATATAATAGGAATAGAAATAGCTGCATCGATAATATTTTTATTAATCTTTGAAATTTTAGCTAGAAAGTGGCAAAACTCATTAATGAGGTGAGTTGATGTTTTCTAAAAAAATAGGAGATGTAGGAAATCCACTAATATACATATTTTTGACGCTTGCAATTAGTTGTATTTTCTATGGAATGAATAAGGAATTTAGGGGGCTTACAATATTCATTGTAGCCTTCTTTTTCATATGCATATTTTATTATTGTGGTTTCAGTTTCTTTGTTATTATGATTATCTTTTTTGTTGTTGGAATTTTAATTAATTGTTCCTATTATAAAATTCCAAGCAAAATAGACGGCGAAGTAAGGATAATAAAAATAAGCAATTATGGTGTTATAGGAAGCTATGAAGGTAAGAGTATTACGATAAGAACTAATGATAAGAATTTAAGCGTAGGTGAAAAATATAAAATTATAGGAAAAGTTGATGGCATACAAGATAGATATAATGGGATAGTTGGGGAAGTAGAGCCTAAAGTATTGTATAAGATTAATGGAGACTTGATAACAAAGCTTTATGAGATTAAAAGAAATATATATTTGCGGTTAGAAG encodes the following:
- the spoVAD gene encoding stage V sporulation protein AD yields the protein MQMKNKKIGNQTVKLDNPPKIISTHSIVGPKEGEGPLSEYFDDILNDDMLGKESFEKAESEMMFTAISQALKKGNLKETDIDYLFSGDLLNQIISSSFAAREFSIPFFGLYGACSTMSESLSLASIIMDGGFAKYVVAATSSHFSSAERQFRFPLEYGSQRPATAQWTVTGSGALVLGHEGNYPEITYVTTGKVKDYGQKDANNMGAAMAPAAADTIVNHFKDTGRKPEDYDIIATGDLGVIGRELADKLIEDFGYNIRNQHIDCGEIIFDNEKQNTLSGGSGCGCSAVVFTGYLYKRLMKKEIKRVLLVSTGALMSTTSSLQGETIPGIAHAVAIEMNSN
- the sigF gene encoding RNA polymerase sporulation sigma factor SigF; translation: MEKEDLKREDYNYDKNPKLLALARSGDTDAMNTLIEMNLPLVSSISKKFLNRGYDYEDIFQIGSIGLVKAINNFDLNYNVKFSTYAVPMIIGEIKRFLRDDGMIKVSRNVKSLARKIHFQKEILTKKLKRSPTIEELADYANVDKEEILFAIESSNSLQYLYDTIHQDDGAPVLLIDKLSEKSADDENLIEKIALKEALNSLDNKAKQIIMLRYFKDKTQVQVAKMLGISQVQVSRIEKKVLAEMRKKLEE
- the spoVAC gene encoding stage V sporulation protein AC, whose product is MANEAIPKSKILKDCLKAFLVGGLICDVGQLIYNIAAGFGIAEEQIMNMVPIIMVFLGALLTGTGVYAKLANFGGAGTVVPITGFSNAVVSPAIEFKKEGFIFGVAAKMFTIAGPVLVYGIGTSVIIGIIYYIIAII
- the spoVAE gene encoding stage V sporulation protein AE, producing MNYISAFIVGGIICVIGQILIDVTKLTPGRILVVFVVLGAIVGAFGWYDKLVSIGGAGATVPLPSFGNALAKAAIKEVDEIGLLGAFTGGIKGAAAGITASIFFGYLMALIFNPKTKK
- a CDS encoding AAA family ATPase; the encoded protein is MKKELTPNEIIFCTSCTDNIKKSNINRVPEFTSTLNRIKKSLSVEKEGYNIYYVDSFSKEKLENLIECVENIYEKLPAPKDICYVTSQEQLNPTALFLPNGKGNILKEMIDDIKEKYFECIVEFYSSSSDEEKEDIIEEISEKRNNYITKLMDSAKNKNFDVKATSGGFVFIPLKDEGNEMTQNEYDSLESNTQESIEKQASKLKKEAEEILETLKDIEIKSIKKLKSIYKDFIKKNMQSHKDDLLLQFISQDDVYKYLLQMYDDIEERVVECYTINLEDDEDCLKDIFSNYNVNVIVDNSTIDHPRVIYDEDPTIGNLIGTIEYRNNNGGYSTDISLISAGSLLKANEGCLILRLSSLISSGVSYYYLKKSLIHGKINYNYTKSYLEMISLAGLKPESIPINLKVILIGDYESFQILYDNDEDFKQIFPIRIEADTELKYNDITKNSIEGLIKEKIKKDNLLNITDDALKEMIKFLARVAGQRNKISIDDYYINKLLHLSNNNAKEDKRKNIEKQDIIDVAYEDEKILEDIMDNYKSKKILITVNGRKTGIINGLSVVGNGSYSFGKPMRITCLSNIGDGRIIDVHKECKMSGNIHEKSIGILRGLLSNLISPYEKLPVDFQLSFEQTYGMLEGDSASVAEIICILSALSKRPIRQNIAVTGSINQFGEIQAIGGANEKIEGFHRVCSIIDKTDGKGVLIPSTNADELILRYEVEDDVRNGKFHIYTMETLEDAIEVLILDEGESVKSFFKEIENEILKYKGGKKKK
- a CDS encoding cation-transporting P-type ATPase, with protein sequence MEKYCNNSWAQIVELLNSNVQSGLSENDCEALRLKYGTNKIDLPSGNKIYKHILNALKQKSIIINLIITIILFVFEHYLFGIITALILLLNLILIVMHTIKRDKEIGALERLNSADTVVIRDGAQKIIKSEELVMGDIVKINKDSVIPSDIRIISANEIKVDEKSITGEAFYKEKFESKIVGNIFSLTDMKNILFKGSIIKSGSGLGIVISTGNSTQLGRMLTMLTYASNRKHNFGTMISKILERYLLIYFLGIIIIGSYFVYTGQDANKNYICTALFALGCFPVTIIAKLVFKNIIKSFRNENIEIINFSVFNLIKDVNILFLDKVGAISKKEMIVKKLFINDNLISTEDPYVKETTFDRIVEISLVCNNAIYNPSDDSGKGELDELAFLSYAARKKIYKAAIDSRNSKILDIPMDSDKRFSTVVSKFNNRYRANTRGNVDDVLEQCTHVMIEGIEKEITDEYKAKIKEVDMNLSIEGLITEGFAYRNFTYEPSKSENIESNMVFVGIIGLENPLEENLENTINRIKDKAIVPILFTEESKLSAITNAKMANIIKNNNQVVAGIELDSLNHQELKDLLCRVRVFCRVNPEIKSKIVSLFIKDGHKVATTGETLGDLPALNLSNVGIGKGKASTIVKKVSDVYIKENYLDGFFKIRDFSRVFDGNIDRGFKVYFIALFSELLTLVGSIIMGQTGSLEFGNVVTINGVLFIPLSLIILLKKGRDITRNEMIVRSFVLSIITMVSIYKLGDKEAAIVTLTILSIGILLFTLFNSNISVRKFSNELIMPVISLLVIIIAVISMILINGILIRDIIGIEIAASIIFLLIFEILARKWQNSLMR
- the spoIIAA gene encoding anti-sigma F factor antagonist, with translation MYLKFEKQKNILITTLSGELDHNSAEEVRVKIDDRIDRDNIEKVILNFSGVTFMDSSGIGAVLGRYKKLSNKGGMLCIAEPNKNVNRIFELAGLYKLIKNYNTVDEAVRCI
- the spoIIAB gene encoding anti-sigma F factor, producing MSDNKMSIEFVSKSENEAFARVAVAAFVAQLDPTIDEINDVKTAVSEAVTNSIIHGYENREDGLVRIEAEINEDQVTIAIIDKGIGIDNIEQAMEPLYTSRPDLERSGMGFTVMETFMDALEVDSEKGNGTKVVIKKKFNVVS